GCAATCAGTGACCATCATCCAGGTAATCAGCGACCCGCCCTGACAAAACGCCATCACGCAGGCGAGAAGTATCAAAGTAAAGGTGACATTTTCAGGCGAGAAGGTGAGCCAGAGTATCAGCGAGGGAACCATGGCAATAAAACAGATGATCACAAATGCCGTTTTATTTCCATAGCGAGATACTAACCACTTAACCAGCAGATATATTGATGCGCCAAACAGCATATTCAGTAATGCTCCCGTCGCAACCAGCTTTGTATTGTGGAGAACCCACGTATAAAACTGAACGGTCACCCCGGCGGTAATCGCTAAGGACAGCGTGTTCGCCGAAGAGGCCAACGCCAGGCATCCCAGTGAACGACTACGAAAAGCCAGCGACAGCTGTTTGAAAACGGCCACCACAATATTCTGCTGTTCGCCCGACGGGTCGGTCTGTAATCCCTTTTCATCGTGCACAATACGTTGCCAGTTATCCTGTCTGCGGGCGCCGTAAGCGCAAATCCAGAATCCCAGCGTGGTCACAACCCCAAATAAAATGCCGAGGTAGTGATAGCTATGAAAATCAACCACCACATTGCCCGTCGCATCCCGGGTCTGGCTGAATGCAGATAAAATATAAATGCCGCCCGCGCTGACGATAAACTGGGCGATAATCCCGGTAAATTGCTTGAATAACACAATATTACTGCGTTCATTGACCTTGTCTGTAATGTAGGCCGTTAATGAGTGGTACGGGATATTCGACACGGTAGAGACAAGGGAGTAGAGCATATAAACGCAGGCGATATAAACCACCCTGCCCGTCGCGGAGAAATCCGGAGAGGCAAAAACCATCCAGGTTGTAAAACCCAGTACCGGTGCTGATGTGATTATCCAGAAGCGGTATTTACCCAGTCGCGTCCGGGTTCTGTCACCCATCGCGCCCATCACCGGATCGATAAACGCATCAATCCCCCGTGCGGCAAGCGTGATGGCGCCCACCGTGGCCGGATTCACACCATAGACATCAGAAGCATAGGTAATAAAGAAAACCAGCATCGCGTAAAAACTGAGGTTGGAGGCAAATCCGCCCCCCATCGCGTAGCAGAGTTTGTCAGAGACCGTCAGACGTTCCATTTTATTGTCCTTGTATTTTGTATGGCCTCCTTATTGTTAAAAAAGAGAGACTCGGGACGACAATTGTTTGCATCCTGAACCTATAGTAAAAACCTATAATCCCCCGCGCCTGCGCATCGCGTGGGTAAATAATATTTTGTAATTATTCAGTTTTTATTCCGCAGCCGTAACCGGCATTGATTAAACGCGCCGCTGGACAATATTCATATTTGTGACCCTGGTTCAATTTCCGCCACCGACAGTACGGGTGGCGCAATGGCCTGACATTGGCCCACACTCTGTTTTTACGCTCCTCTGTTCGTGATGTCTGGCATCCGATTGTGCCGCTCGGCTCAACGAACCTTCGGGGCCAACTTGACGGTCATGCCGTGAACCTCAGTCCTGGCGTTTTTATACACAATTTGACATAAGGGCAGGAAATATCGACTGTTGTGGGGTAAGTCCATTTTGTCAGGTAACGAGGCAGGCTATACTCTTTCAAACACTCATCTCAGAGGCAGCAACTGGCGTGAAGGATATGTATTACAACGATGAAGGGATCAATGCGTTAATCCAGAATGAACTGAATGCGTTCATTAAGGACTACAAAAATACGATCTACGCATATGCGATTATGAACAAGAAAGATCCCTCGCAAATGCAGATTATCAATAATAATCCTGAGTGGTTTAACATCTATCTTGAAAGAAAATACCAGTTTATTGACCCTGTTATTATTAGGGCTTTAAGCAGTGTTGAAGATTTTTTCTGGGAGAACAAGGTGCTGCTGGCGAACGGTTATAACCTGACGCGCATTTTCAGTGAAAGTTCTGAACACAATATTTATCAGGGTCAGACGTTTCCCCTGCATGACTATCTGAATAATCTTGTCGTATTATCCATCATCAGCCAGAAGGATTCGGGGATAGAGATGGAAGCCTGCCGCGCGCACTTCATGCATTTTCTCATTCAGTTACATCAAAAGACCCTTAATCTTTACAGTAAAGTGCATCAGAAAAAGAACGTTTTTTTGTCACCGCGCGAACGACAAATTTTGAAGTGGGTTAGTGCGGGTAAAACCTATGCCGAAGTCTCGGTTATATTGTCAATTGCAGAGCGAACCGTGAAATTTCATATGAGCAATGCAATGAAAAAGCTGGGCGTAAACAACGCCAGGCATGCGGTAAAACTTGGAATGGAGCTCAGATTACTGGATAACTGAACTCCGTGCGGGATTACAGACGGCGAAGTTGTTGAAGTATCTCGCGGAGCCAGTGGCTGGCCTTATCTTTGCTGATGATGCTCTCAATTGCGCTCTCACTCGCCGGCATAAAAATATAGTAGATAGTTTCACCTTTCTCAGAAAGTCCTTTCTGAATCACGTCAATTTTCCAGTTCGCATGACGGAAAATGGCATACATACCGCGACTGGCAACGGCGAACATGCCCCGATACTGTTTCTTCATGCAATAGACGATCATTGCCAGAAACAGTGCCTTACTGGCGGGCATCCCACGAAGGTTTCCGCAATCACGTCTCTCTTTATCTAAAAACAGGCGGCTCACTTCACAGCAGGGAATATCCGTAGGGAGCGTAATATTATCGAAGTACTCATGGAATATTTCGCTGATCATCGTCGGTTGCGTGGCATCGATAAATCGGGCGCCGCACAGGATTTCTCCCTCATGCATCCCTAACAGGTAAGTCGTGTTTTCGTTATCAAATTGATCCTTTTCCAGGCCATCAGTACATTCTACTTTCCAGTTGAGCCGCTCACGAAATGTTCGGTTTCTCAGGCGGTAGAGTTCAGTGGCAAAACCTGACGGCAACTCATCGCGATCAAGCAAAAAAAACTCAACAAAAGAGTTCATTTATTCATTCCTGATAATAACATTCCGAAATTATTATCCCCTGTCTTTTAGGACAGCTTTTTTTCAGGTCGGGTCTTCCTTATACTTAAAAAATACCTGACTAATAGCGCTCGCGGCACATACTAGTCAGGCGGTCAAAGACCAACGTAACACCAGGGATAAATCCACCCGAGATTATCTAACATTTAGACTCCCGGGTACAGAATGCAATAAGCACTTAATCAATAAAAAACTATTAAAACACGACAAATATCAAATATTTTACCTTATTATATTGCCCCTTGTATTTTCAAGGGGTAATATTTAAGGTTGAGTTAACTATTAAGCTCAATGCTGTTCCTCGCTCGATCACATCCTTTTACATCACGCGCCATTTTCTCTTTCTGTCCCTCTACCTCCATCCTTATTTCTCTCTTGTAAGAAAATAGTCCTGTTTGCAAAGATTGCGTGAGATCAGCGGAAGTTACGCTTCCGTAAGATGGTCGAATTTTATCCTTCCGATGAATAATCTCGCAGAACGTGCGCAACGCGGATGCGGTAAAAAGAGAATATCGACTCCCGGCCTTCCCTTTGCGCTGCCCGGTGTTTCATGTTGCTCTTCCACACCGCGACGGCGTCTTCACTCTCCCACCAGGAAAGCGATAAAATCTTCCCTTCCGTACTCAGGCTTTTGAAACGCTCAATCGAAATGAAGCCCTCAATATTAACAAGTTCGTTCCTGAGTTCAGCGGCAAGCTGTAAATATCGCTCCTGCTGAGTCGGTACTGCATCCGCTTCAAAAATCACCGCTATCATAACAATCTCCTGGGTTAGCATTTCCGCTACTTTAGCGGTAAGTACCGGGCAATACTTCGCTGAAGACCGAATCATGCCTGGTTAGGGATCATGACGGCACATCCGCATTGAGCTTACTGTAGAACCCCTGTTCCAGTTTCGTTTCCAGTATTGACTGGACCTCAATCGCCAGGTTTTTATAGAACTCAGACAGTTCATCATCCTTACAGAGCAGGACAATTTTGCGGCGTTCTTTGCGATTGTTGATCCGGATGATCTTCAGCGAGTCAGTAAAGGCGGGAAGTGTGGTAATAAACAGCGGCGTGGTCAGCGTCCATCCGTAGCCGCAGGAAATTAATTTCAGAATGTCATCAGCATTATCCATTTCAAACTGGATAGACGGAGACAGGTTATTCCATTTCAGCCAGTTGAGCGTCTGGATGCCGGTCGGCGTATTGCGGGTATAGGCGATGTAGTCCCTGTTTTTACACAACTCTTCCAGCCGCGTTTCCGGCCAGGCTTTGGGACAAACGCACAGAAACTCCTCTTCAATCAGCGGGTACATTCTGACATTAGGCGGCATCTCGGTATGCAGCATCGTGATGGCCAGGTTAATGCTGCCCGTATTCAGCGCGGAAAGCAGCCCCGATGCTGTACCGGTAACCTGGAAAATATGTTTCACCTGCGGTTGCAGGAAGGTCAGGATATCCAGGCCGATAGATTTACCGATCGAATCCACAAAGCCGATTTTCAAATGTGAAATATGCCCGTGACTGATCGCGTTGATATGTTCCTGCAGATAAACACCGCTATCGATAATCTTTTTTCCCAGCGGGTACAGCGCCTGCCCGGCTATCGTCATCTGAATGGGTCGCTGTGAACGGTTAATCACTTCAGTCTTTAAGCCATTTTCCAGATTCGCGATCTGCTGAGAAATCGAGGATTGAGTCAGGTTGAGTTTCTTTGCCGCAGCGGTAAATGACCCCGTCTCAATGACTGCTAAAAACGCCTGTAACTGCTTAAAATCGAAGTTAATATCCTTCATTACCGCCTCTACTATTACATTTTTTAATAATGAGTATTTATCTTTTCAATGCTTTTTTTTCTTTGAGCCACTTCAAATTATCTGTACTGCCAGCCAATTAAGGTAGCGATACACCTTAATACAGGAAGAGACATAACGATGCGTGAAGAAAAGGATCTATTAGGAACGTTAATGGTGCCGGAGGAAGCCTACTACGGTATTCAAACGCAACGGGCGGTACTGAATTTTTCAGTTTCGGGGAAAACGGCCGGGGACATTCCGCATTTCCTGTGGTCAATCGCCGCGATAAAACAGGCGGCTGCTCAGGCCAACGCGCAAATTGGCGCGTTGGATCAGCAGAAAGCCGCCGTCATCGTGACGGCGTCGCAGGAGGTGATGAACGGCGATTTTGACGCCCATTTCCCGATTGATATTTTTCAGGGCGGCGGCGGCACCTCGACCAATATGAACATGAATGAAGTGGTGGCTAACCGCGCGAATGAACTGCTCACCGGCGTACGGGGATATGATGCGATTCACCCAAATACGCACGTTAATATGGGACAGTCGACCAACGACGTCATTCCTGCGGCGATGAAAATGACCAGTCGCACGAATATCAGGCATTTGCTGGTGCAACTGGAAAAACTGGAAGCCGTACTGGCGGCTAAAAGCCGTGAGTTTGCCGACAAAGTGAAATTAGGCCGCACCTGCTTACAGGATGCGGTGCCAATGACGTTTGGCCAACAGTTTGGCGCCTATCGCACACAGGTCAACCGGCTTAGGGAAAAACTGGCCGAGGTCAACGAGGAGGCGCTGTATTTACCCCTGGGAGCGACGGCGATTGGTACGGGGTTGTCCACCCATGAGGGATATCTTCCGGCGGTGTATCAATGGCTGGAGACCCTCACTGGCGAGCCATATCGCCCGGAAGCGGATTTTTTCGATGGTCTGCAACACGGTGACTTCTATATTGAATTCTCCGCACAGCTCAAGAAAATCGCCGCCTTTCTCTCTAAAATGGCGACCGATTTTCGTATTCAGGGTTCAGGGCCGCGCGCTGGTTTTAATGAAATTTTAGTCCCTGCCGTGCAACCGGGTTCGTCCATCATGCCGGGCAAAATTAACCCGGTCATGCCCGAACTGATGAATCAAATTGCGTATCAGGTTATCGGTAATGACGTCACGGTAACCATGGCGGTTGAGGGCGGCGAGCTTGACCTGAACGTGTGGGAACCGGTGTTGCTAAAGGCGCTCTTCGAATCCTGCTCGTTACTGAGCCGGGGGATACCGCTGTTCATCGATAAATGTCTGAAAGATATCGCGATAAATGAAGAAGTGAGTGCTCGCTACGCAGAGGAGAGTACGGCGCTGGCCACCGTCGTGGCAACCCTGTTTGGCTATCAGATGGGATCGCGAATTGCAAAAACCGCGTATCAACAGCAGTGCAGCGTAAAGCAGGTCGTGCTGGCAGAAAAACTGCTGACACCGGAACAGGCGGATTATCTGCTTGATCCGATGAATATGACCGATCCGCAAAAGAGTACGGCAGCGATTAAACGTTATCAAACAGAAATGAATATGTCGTAATCATCTGTTATCGAGAAATAAGCGTTAACTGTAGGTAATGAATATTCCCTATTCATTACCTCACCCTCTCGTTGCCGATAAATAAAATATAACAAAGAGCAGGTTAATTATATGGTGATATTACATGTCGTTTTATTACTGGGAACCATCATGCTTGCCGCCCGCTGGGGCGGAATTGGCGTCGGGTTTGCCGGCGGGATCGGATTAGCGATTTCGGTATTTATTTTTGGCGTTCCGGCAGGTTCTCCACCTGTCGACGTAATGCTGATTATTCTGTCTACCATTGTGGCGCTCTCAGCCATGCAACAGGCCGGCGGAATGGATTATCTCGTCACCCTGACCGAAAAATTACTGCGCCATAATCCCGGCTATCTTAATATTCTTGCCCCCACCGTAACGTTTATTCTGACGGTACTGTCCGGTACTGGTTATACCGCCATGTCGGTGATGAACGTGATTCAGGAAGTGGCGAAAGACAACGGTATCCGACCCAGCCAGCCGTTAAGCTCTGCGGTTGTGGCTTCGCAACTCGGGATTACCGCCTCCCCGATCTCTGCCGCCACGGCGATTATGTACGGCACCGTTGAGGTGATGGGCGTGAGCTTCGGCGACGCAATGCTGATTATCCTGCCCACCGCGTTATTTGCCATGCTGATCGCGGCGTACATTGCCAGCAGACAAGGTGCCAAACTGGCCGACGATCCTGTGTGTCAAAAAATCATGCAGGAAAATAAAATTGTGCTGAATAAACAGGCCAGCCGCCCTATTCCCGCCGGAGCAAAATCCTCAGTCGCCATATTCCTGGTGGGAGTGGTCTTCGTGGTCTGTATGCTGCTGTTTAAATCCCTGATTGGGCATACCATTAATTCCCGCGACTTAATCATTATTACGATGTTTGTCGTGTCCACGATCATTATTTTCACCTGCAAGCTGGACATGAAAGAGCTGAAGAACTCACCGATATTTAAATCCGGCGCGGAATCACTGGTGGTTGTATTAGGGATTGTCTGGCTTAGCAGCACGCTGATCGGTGCCCATATCGATGAGATCAAAATGGAAGCCAGCGACATATTACGCGCCTGGCCGTTCTTACTGGCGGCGATATTTTTCTGTACCAGCGCCATGCTGTTTAGCCAGGGGGCAACCAGCGCATTGCTGATGCCTATC
The sequence above is drawn from the Citrobacter amalonaticus genome and encodes:
- a CDS encoding MFS transporter, producing the protein MERLTVSDKLCYAMGGGFASNLSFYAMLVFFITYASDVYGVNPATVGAITLAARGIDAFIDPVMGAMGDRTRTRLGKYRFWIITSAPVLGFTTWMVFASPDFSATGRVVYIACVYMLYSLVSTVSNIPYHSLTAYITDKVNERSNIVLFKQFTGIIAQFIVSAGGIYILSAFSQTRDATGNVVVDFHSYHYLGILFGVVTTLGFWICAYGARRQDNWQRIVHDEKGLQTDPSGEQQNIVVAVFKQLSLAFRSRSLGCLALASSANTLSLAITAGVTVQFYTWVLHNTKLVATGALLNMLFGASIYLLVKWLVSRYGNKTAFVIICFIAMVPSLILWLTFSPENVTFTLILLACVMAFCQGGSLITWMMVTDCADELRWKTKKNAAGIASSTLTFSNKFGSALGAFVLGGVLDLIGYLPGAQAQTAGTLHGLLILMVLTPVCGQLLSLFSMIFYTLNKKKHQAICMKLLGDGE
- a CDS encoding helix-turn-helix transcriptional regulator gives rise to the protein MYYNDEGINALIQNELNAFIKDYKNTIYAYAIMNKKDPSQMQIINNNPEWFNIYLERKYQFIDPVIIRALSSVEDFFWENKVLLANGYNLTRIFSESSEHNIYQGQTFPLHDYLNNLVVLSIISQKDSGIEMEACRAHFMHFLIQLHQKTLNLYSKVHQKKNVFLSPRERQILKWVSAGKTYAEVSVILSIAERTVKFHMSNAMKKLGVNNARHAVKLGMELRLLDN
- a CDS encoding acyl-homoserine-lactone synthase — protein: MNSFVEFFLLDRDELPSGFATELYRLRNRTFRERLNWKVECTDGLEKDQFDNENTTYLLGMHEGEILCGARFIDATQPTMISEIFHEYFDNITLPTDIPCCEVSRLFLDKERRDCGNLRGMPASKALFLAMIVYCMKKQYRGMFAVASRGMYAIFRHANWKIDVIQKGLSEKGETIYYIFMPASESAIESIISKDKASHWLREILQQLRRL
- a CDS encoding antibiotic biosynthesis monooxygenase family protein; translation: MIAVIFEADAVPTQQERYLQLAAELRNELVNIEGFISIERFKSLSTEGKILSLSWWESEDAVAVWKSNMKHRAAQREGRESIFSFYRIRVAHVLRDYSSEG
- a CDS encoding LysR family transcriptional regulator — protein: MKDINFDFKQLQAFLAVIETGSFTAAAKKLNLTQSSISQQIANLENGLKTEVINRSQRPIQMTIAGQALYPLGKKIIDSGVYLQEHINAISHGHISHLKIGFVDSIGKSIGLDILTFLQPQVKHIFQVTGTASGLLSALNTGSINLAITMLHTEMPPNVRMYPLIEEEFLCVCPKAWPETRLEELCKNRDYIAYTRNTPTGIQTLNWLKWNNLSPSIQFEMDNADDILKLISCGYGWTLTTPLFITTLPAFTDSLKIIRINNRKERRKIVLLCKDDELSEFYKNLAIEVQSILETKLEQGFYSKLNADVPS
- a CDS encoding aspartate ammonia-lyase encodes the protein MREEKDLLGTLMVPEEAYYGIQTQRAVLNFSVSGKTAGDIPHFLWSIAAIKQAAAQANAQIGALDQQKAAVIVTASQEVMNGDFDAHFPIDIFQGGGGTSTNMNMNEVVANRANELLTGVRGYDAIHPNTHVNMGQSTNDVIPAAMKMTSRTNIRHLLVQLEKLEAVLAAKSREFADKVKLGRTCLQDAVPMTFGQQFGAYRTQVNRLREKLAEVNEEALYLPLGATAIGTGLSTHEGYLPAVYQWLETLTGEPYRPEADFFDGLQHGDFYIEFSAQLKKIAAFLSKMATDFRIQGSGPRAGFNEILVPAVQPGSSIMPGKINPVMPELMNQIAYQVIGNDVTVTMAVEGGELDLNVWEPVLLKALFESCSLLSRGIPLFIDKCLKDIAINEEVSARYAEESTALATVVATLFGYQMGSRIAKTAYQQQCSVKQVVLAEKLLTPEQADYLLDPMNMTDPQKSTAAIKRYQTEMNMS
- a CDS encoding anaerobic C4-dicarboxylate transporter, which translates into the protein MVILHVVLLLGTIMLAARWGGIGVGFAGGIGLAISVFIFGVPAGSPPVDVMLIILSTIVALSAMQQAGGMDYLVTLTEKLLRHNPGYLNILAPTVTFILTVLSGTGYTAMSVMNVIQEVAKDNGIRPSQPLSSAVVASQLGITASPISAATAIMYGTVEVMGVSFGDAMLIILPTALFAMLIAAYIASRQGAKLADDPVCQKIMQENKIVLNKQASRPIPAGAKSSVAIFLVGVVFVVCMLLFKSLIGHTINSRDLIIITMFVVSTIIIFTCKLDMKELKNSPIFKSGAESLVVVLGIVWLSSTLIGAHIDEIKMEASDILRAWPFLLAAIFFCTSAMLFSQGATSALLMPIAASIGISPEAILASFVAVSALYITNIYPTTAFAIATDDTGSFLSSRWNGSKIVNHPFFLPGCLSIIFSVPFGFLLAQMIL